The Oxyura jamaicensis isolate SHBP4307 breed ruddy duck chromosome 8, BPBGC_Ojam_1.0, whole genome shotgun sequence genome has a segment encoding these proteins:
- the LRRC8D gene encoding volume-regulated anion channel subunit LRRC8D, with product MFTLAEVASLNDIQPTYRILKPWWDVFMDYLAVVMLMVAIFAGTMQLTKDQVVCLPVLQSTVNSKAQPSTSGKADFTTVETTTGQGEDASMRTVSFGSAPTVTPDIPLSRATSSQYQPTESGQELKKEQKDSSGRKTNLDFQQYVFINQMCYHLALPWYSKYFPYLVLIHTIILIVSSNFWFKYPKTCSKIEHFVSILGKCFESPWTTKALSETACEDSEENKQRLTGAQSLPKYVSTSSDEGSPSASTPMITKSGFKFSADKPMIEVPSVTILDKKDGEQAKALFEKVRKFRAHVEDSDLIYKLYVGQTIIKTFKFIFILCYTANFVNTISFEHICNPKVEHLIGYTQFECTHNMAYMLKKLLISYISLICVYGFICLYTLFWLFRIPLKEYSFEKVREESSFSDIPDVKNDFAFLLHMVDQYDQLYSKRFGVFLSEVSENKLREISLNHEWTFEKLRQHVSRNAQDKQELHLFMLSGVPDAVFDLTDLDVLKLELIPEAKIPAKISQMTNLQELHLCHCPAKVEQTAFSFLRDHLRCLYVKFTDVAEIPAWVYLLKNLRELYLIGNLNSENNKMIGLESLRELRHLKILHVKSNLTKIPPNITDVAPHLTKLVIHNDGTKLVVLNSLKKMMNVAELELQNCELERIPHAIFSLSNLQELDLKSNSIRTIEEIISFQHLKRLTCLKLWHNKIVNIPSSITHVKNLESLYLSNNKLESLPAAVFSLQKLRCLDVSYNSITVIPVEIGLLQNLQHFHITGNKVDVLPKQLFKCVKLRTLSLGQNCITSIPDKVGQLLQLTHLELKGNCLDRLPATLGQCQLLRKSGLVVEDHLFDTLPSEVKEVLNQDTSIPFANGI from the coding sequence ATGTTTACCCTTGCAGAAGTTGCATCGCTCAATGACATCCAGCCAACCTATCGTATCCTGAAACCATGGTGGGATGTGTTTATGGATTATCTAGCGGTTGTTATGTTAATGGTTGCCATTTTTGCTGGAACCATGCAGCTGACCAAAGACCAGGTGGTCTGCTTGCCAGTTTTGCAGTCAACTGTAAATTCCAAAGCACAACCCAGCACATCAGGGAAGGCTGACTTTACCACTGTTGAAACAACCACTGGTCAAGGAGAAGATGCGTCAATGAGAACGGTTTCCTTTGGAAGTGCCCCTACTGTAACACCAGATATACCTCTGAGCAGAGCTACCTCTTCTCAGTATCAACCCACTGAATCAGGTCAGGAGCTgaagaaggagcagaaggaTTCTTCAGGCCGTAAAACAAATTTGGATTTTCAgcaatatgtatttattaaccAGATGTGCTATCATTTGGCTCTTCCTTGGTATTCAAAGTATTTTCCCTATCTTGTTCTCATCCATACCATTATTTTAATAGTCAGTAGCAATTTTTGGTTCAAGTATCCCAAGACCTGCTCAAAAATTGAGCACTTTGTGTCTATATTGGGGAAGTGCTTTGAGTCCCCCTGGACTACAAAAGCACTGTCTGAAACAGCATGTGAGGACTCTGAGGAGAACAAACAGAGGTTAACTGGTGCCCAGTCCCTGCCCAAGTACGTTTCCACTAGCAGCGATGAAGGAAGCCCAAGTGCCAGCACTCCCATGATAACAAAGTCTGGCTTCAAGTTTTCAGCTGACAAGCCGATGATCGAGGTCCCCAGTGTCACTATTTTAGAcaagaaagatggagaacaagCGAAAGCGCTCTTTGAGAAAGTCCGTAAGTTCCGGGCGCACGTGGAGGACAGCGATCTGATTTACAAGCTCTATGTTGGCCAGACTATCATCAAGACTTTCAAGTTCATATTTATTCTCTGCTATACCGCGAACTTTGTCAACACCATTAGTTTTGAACACATCTGCAACCCCAAAGTGGAACACCTGATTGGCTACACACAGTTTGAATGTACACACAATATGGCTTACATGTTGAAGAAGCTGCTGATCAGCTATATTTCTCTCATTTGTGTCTATGGTTTTATCTGCCTCTATACACTCTTCTGGCTGTTCCGAATACCCTTAAAAGAATATTCTTTTGAAAAGGTCAGAGAAGAGAGTAGCTTCAGTGATATTCCTGATGTGAAAAAcgattttgcatttcttttgcatatGGTAGATCAGTACGACCAGCTGTATTCTAAGCGATTTGGTGTCTTTTTGTCAGAGGTAAGTGAGAACAAACTACGCGAAATCAGTTTAAACCACGAATGGACTTTTGAAAAGCTGCGGCAACATGTGTCCCGCAATGCCCAGGATAAGCAAGAGCTGCACCTTTTCATGCTGTCGGGGGTCCCCGATGCAGTCTTTGATCTGACAGATCTGGATGTGTTAAAACTGGAGCTGATTCCTGAAGCGAAAATCCCAGCAAAAATCTCCCAGATGACAAATCTTCAGGAGCTTCATCTGTGCCACTGCCCTGCAAAGGTCGAGCAGACGGCCTTCAGCTTCCTCCGGGACCACTTGAGATGCCTTTATGTGAAGTTCACAGATGTCGCAGAAATTCCTGCGTGGGTGTATTTGCTCAAAAACCTCCGTGAATTGTACTTGATAGGCAACTTGAActctgaaaacaataaaatgataGGGCTTGAGTCTCTCAGAGAATTGAGACACCTTAAAATTCTCCATGTGAAGAGCAATTTGACCAAAATTCCCCCCAATATCACAGATGTGGCACCACATCTAACAAAACTAGTAATTCATAACGATGGCACTAAGCTCGTGGTACTGAATAGCCTTAAGAAAATGATGAATGTTGCAGAGTTGGAACTGCAGAACTGTGAACTGGAAAGAATTCCTCATGCCATCTTCAGCCTCTCTAACTTACAGGAACTGGATTTAAAGTCAAACAGCATACGCACAATTGAAGAAATCATCAGTTTCCAGCACTTAAAAAGATTGACTTGTTTAAAACTGTGGCACAATAAAATAGTTAACATTCCTTCCTCCATTACCCACGTAAAGAACTTGGAGTCTCTTTACCTCTCCAATAACAAACTCGAATCCTTACCAGCCGCAGTGTTCAGTTTACAGAAACTTAGGTGTTTAGATGTAAGCTACAACTCAATTACAGTGATTCCGGTGGAAATAGGTTTGCTTCAAAATCTGCAGCATTTTCACATCACGGGAAACAAAGTCGATGTTTTGccaaaacagttatttaaatgTGTTAAGTTGAGGACTTTGAGTCTGGGACAAAACTGTATTACCTCAATCCCAGATAAAGTTGGTCAACTCTTGCAGCTGACTCATCTGGAACTGAAGGGAAACTGCTTAGACCGTCTGCCAGCCACACTGGGGCAGTGTCAGCTTCTCAGGAAAAGCGGGCTTGTCGTGGAAGATCACCTCTTTGACACTTTGCCCTCGGAAGTTAAAGAGGTATTGAACCAAGACACAAGCATTCCCTTTGCTAATGGGATTTAA